DNA sequence from the Methylacidiphilum kamchatkense Kam1 genome:
CCGCTTTCGTTTGCAAATCAAGCAGTCCAAGATCGAACATCGACTGAGCATCCTCTTTGATCTGAAGAGAATCGTGATAGTTCTCTAGCCGATTTTTTTTGTTTAGTAAGGCTTTGATCTCCAGAAGATCCTGCACAAGCTTGTGCTTGGATTTGATGCTAATGGGCTGCTGGGAAGGCGGTTTGACTTTTTGAATCGATCCGAGGACGTCGACAATCAACACCGAATGATGAGCAACGACCGCTCTGCCACTTTCAGAAACTACGGTTGGATGGGGCACTCTTTCTTCATTACAGATTTCTGCGATATTATAAATTACGTCCCGTGCATATTCCTGAAGCGAATAGTTGATGCTAGACTCCGTAGAACGACTACCGTCATAATCCACACCGAGTCCTCCTCCTACATCGATGTACTGAATCGGAAAGCCTAGCTGATAGAGTCTAGCATAATACCTGGCTGCTTCTCTAACGGCTCTTTTAATTGTTAGTATATCGGGGATTTGTGAACCGATATGGAAATGGATGAGCTGCAGGCAGTTCGAGAGACCATTTTCTTTCAGCCGCTGGATAACCTGTAGCAGTTCGGCTGTTGTGATCCCAAATTTGGCTTCTTCTCCGCTTGAGTACGCCCAGTGGCCTCTTCCTTTAGAGGCTAACTGCAGACGGACTCCAATGATAGGATCAACCTTAAAACGGCTCATGGCATCAATGACCAGATCCAGTTCTTCCATTTTTTCAAGCACCTGGATCACTTTTTTCCCGAGTTTCCGTCCCATGAAAATGGCATCCACAAAAAGCTTGTCTTTGAATCCATTACAAATAAGCAAAGCTTCCGGATCCTTAAGCATGGCCAAGGCAGCGAATAGTTCAGCTTTGCTTCCAGCTTCCAGCCCATGATGAAACGGTAAGCCAGCATCGATAATCTCTTCGATGACTTCTCGGAGCTGGTTGACTTTTATTGGGAATACCGCCCGATATTTGCCTCTGTATCCAGCCTCTTCGATCGCTTCATTAAATGCTTGGTTGAGGTTCAGGACTCGGTGTCGTAACAGATCTTGGAAGCGGAGTAGAAGGGGAAAATTTAATTTTCTGGCAAAGGCTTGCTGGACCACCTTATACAAGTCTAATTCCGGGCCGGCATCCT
Encoded proteins:
- the speA gene encoding biosynthetic arginine decarboxylase, translated to MQAKNAWEISQALNTYQIPRWGAGYFSINKEGNICVRPVQDAGPELDLYKVVQQAFARKLNFPLLLRFQDLLRHRVLNLNQAFNEAIEEAGYRGKYRAVFPIKVNQLREVIEEIIDAGLPFHHGLEAGSKAELFAALAMLKDPEALLICNGFKDKLFVDAIFMGRKLGKKVIQVLEKMEELDLVIDAMSRFKVDPIIGVRLQLASKGRGHWAYSSGEEAKFGITTAELLQVIQRLKENGLSNCLQLIHFHIGSQIPDILTIKRAVREAARYYARLYQLGFPIQYIDVGGGLGVDYDGSRSTESSINYSLQEYARDVIYNIAEICNEERVPHPTVVSESGRAVVAHHSVLIVDVLGSIQKVKPPSQQPISIKSKHKLVQDLLEIKALLNKKNRLENYHDSLQIKEDAQSMFDLGLLDLQTKAEIETLYWEICKEVVNLYNGAKQVPEEIRKLRESLSDQYLCNFSVFQSLIDHWGLGQIFPVVPITMLNEKPDSRGFLVDITCDSDGKICSFLTGEEKHQSSIPLHSLDSKPYLLGIFLVGAYQDIMGDLHNLFGRVNEAHVFIDPDEPDGFYIEETIPALTIGEALSSVQYDPKILENAMKSQVDYAIKQNLLKPNEGMRLLEFYEQGLRRSTYLEIEYNRLFLNTSSNLLLQE